One part of the Marinobacterium rhizophilum genome encodes these proteins:
- a CDS encoding TSUP family transporter, giving the protein MDLVLSPELLAALFGVALVAGFIDTIAGGGGLLTLPALLLAQVPPVAALATNKLQGSFGSLTAALTMLRRGVVRLDDVRELVIGSLVGSALGTLLVQFVDPGVLMFLIPIVLVLIALYFLLVPTAGLEETRPRISRRLYSLTLAPLVGFYDGFLGPGTGSFFAFSKIWFRGRNLLGATGAAKVMNCASNVASLVVFVAGGKVIWSLGAAMIAGQVLGALIGSHAMIRHGSRIIRPLVVCMCLLMALSYLYKEVL; this is encoded by the coding sequence ATGGATCTGGTTTTGTCACCGGAGCTGCTGGCGGCGCTGTTTGGCGTCGCGCTAGTGGCGGGGTTTATCGATACGATTGCCGGCGGCGGTGGCCTGCTGACATTGCCGGCCCTGTTGCTGGCCCAGGTGCCGCCGGTGGCGGCGCTTGCCACCAACAAGCTGCAGGGTTCATTCGGCAGTCTGACAGCGGCACTGACCATGTTGCGCCGGGGCGTCGTCAGGCTCGATGATGTGCGTGAGCTGGTGATCGGCAGCCTGGTGGGGTCGGCGCTGGGAACCCTGCTGGTGCAGTTCGTGGACCCCGGTGTACTGATGTTTCTGATTCCCATCGTGCTGGTATTGATCGCGCTGTATTTTTTGCTGGTACCCACGGCGGGGCTCGAGGAAACCAGGCCGCGCATCAGCAGGCGCCTGTACAGTCTCACCCTGGCACCCCTGGTCGGTTTTTACGATGGTTTTCTGGGGCCAGGCACCGGCTCCTTTTTTGCCTTCAGCAAGATCTGGTTTCGCGGGCGCAACCTGCTTGGCGCGACGGGCGCGGCGAAGGTGATGAACTGCGCAAGCAATGTCGCATCCCTGGTGGTCTTCGTTGCCGGTGGCAAGGTGATCTGGAGCCTGGGGGCGGCCATGATTGCCGGCCAGGTTCTGGGTGCGCTGATTGGCAGTCACGCCATGATTCGTCACGGTAGCCGCATTATCCGACCGCTGGTGGTATGCATGTGCCTGCTGATGGCACTCAGCTATCTGTATAAGGAAGTGCTGTAG
- a CDS encoding LysR family transcriptional regulator, which yields MNLDNLRYFVRVVEANSFTAAADRLGTQKSTLSRRISQLEDELGIRLLQRTTRKLHLTPDGEELFERCRPLICKLEDARHGLSVNQPEPQGRLKLTMPTELALAMLDNLMASFMQQYPKIQMEVELTSRVIDMVEEGVDIAIRVGTLEDSSLIAQPVAQVARGLYAAPDYLRHHPALDSPHDLQRHRYIGLLMRTDPLHFGNWDQSHSLQMETPLRTNSLTFMRYMARRGLGIARLPCFFAQPLVESGELEPVLQRYPVPSIALTALYPSRQHLNPKTRLFLDHLHTELQQHPWASNELIQLP from the coding sequence ATGAACCTCGATAATCTGCGCTATTTTGTCCGCGTGGTCGAAGCCAACAGCTTCACCGCCGCCGCCGATCGCCTGGGTACACAGAAATCCACCCTGAGCCGACGCATCTCGCAGCTCGAAGATGAACTGGGCATCCGCCTGCTGCAGCGAACCACCCGAAAACTGCACCTGACCCCGGACGGGGAAGAACTGTTCGAACGCTGCCGCCCGCTGATCTGCAAGCTTGAAGACGCCCGCCACGGCCTGAGTGTCAACCAGCCCGAACCCCAGGGCCGGTTGAAGCTCACCATGCCCACGGAACTCGCCCTGGCCATGCTCGACAACCTGATGGCCAGTTTCATGCAGCAGTACCCCAAAATTCAGATGGAAGTCGAACTGACCTCAAGGGTGATAGACATGGTAGAGGAAGGCGTCGATATTGCCATTCGGGTCGGCACACTCGAGGACTCCAGCCTTATAGCGCAGCCCGTCGCCCAGGTCGCCCGTGGTCTCTATGCCGCCCCGGACTACCTGCGCCATCACCCGGCGCTGGACAGTCCCCATGACCTGCAACGCCACCGTTACATTGGCCTGCTGATGCGCACCGATCCGTTGCATTTTGGCAACTGGGACCAGAGCCACAGCCTGCAGATGGAAACGCCGTTGCGCACCAACAGCCTGACCTTCATGCGCTATATGGCAAGGCGTGGGCTGGGCATCGCCAGGCTCCCCTGCTTCTTTGCCCAGCCCCTGGTCGAAAGCGGTGAACTTGAGCCGGTGTTGCAGCGGTACCCCGTTCCCAGCATTGCGCTCACCGCCCTGTACCCCAGCCGCCAGCACCTCAACCCCAAGACCCGCCTGTTTCTTGATCATCTGCACACCGAGCTGCAACAGCACCCCTGGGCCAGCAATGAACTGATCCAGCTTCCCTGA
- a CDS encoding ABC transporter transmembrane domain-containing protein yields MDKSIVRFILRYSTPQQIRLLLMTFCSFPLLYVSLELPKIIINDAIGDSTSIKQIFDITFTPMHYLLALCGLLLTMILINGMVKMYINTYKGIVGERLVRRLRYQLVERILRFQPRRFQMISQGELISTVTAETEPLAGFIGDSIALPAFQGGTMLTILLFMFMQDPILGIASIALIPLQIVIIPRLQRKINLLKKERVKTVRHFSQRIGESVDGMMEIRLHGTRPYHLAEFSKILGELFRIRLDIYKKKFFMKFLNNLINQLTPLMFYSIGGVLAIRGDLTIGALVAAVAAHKDLAAPWKELLDYYQQYQDSHIKYEQILEQFQSQELMPTVPASDTSPTQLDNHICLDKVAVGSELGNRLVRNINLELPAGGSMAIRCKDPSRLRALARTLIRINPPLSGHLLFGNDDLQTLPSDLLARELTYVGPDAFLFSGNMLQNINYSMRLKPPMEPPEALDSQRLWEIREAEASGNSTDRFDGIWTDFALAHAENWEDMRHWLYQGLKVVGADELIYNVGLNEKYNPVDRPQELSDGLLRVRRQLLQRVPAAGLDHLVERLDPQRYNCGLSVAENLGFGVPCPPISTPASMAAHPQMSALLEQFDLNRAALNCGRRMAERLSELALEAGPLDPLPDNFGEFDTPEFRRQVSELERRDPARSSEDARLLLELFLRIVPLRHGDDLLDDSLTAQLLATRQVVMARTDCPLCSSFDHFSEDRISAGLTVRENVLFGKVIGTDQAQLRQLQQLIDAAMQDEDAESMVMVLAGFTQVGIRGGSLPLIARQRIQLLRAIVKHPKVLVMHEALTAMSLEERATVLRRIRTRLPELTLIYLDQEIPPGDLFDSQYQIIADELQSLDIDTLPSLASSNL; encoded by the coding sequence ATGGACAAGTCCATTGTCCGATTTATTCTGCGCTACAGCACACCCCAGCAGATTCGCCTGCTATTGATGACATTCTGCTCCTTCCCGCTGCTGTACGTGTCGCTGGAACTCCCCAAGATCATCATCAACGATGCCATCGGTGATTCCACCAGCATCAAGCAGATATTCGATATCACCTTCACACCCATGCACTACCTGCTGGCGCTGTGCGGCCTGCTGCTGACAATGATCCTGATCAACGGCATGGTGAAGATGTATATCAACACCTACAAGGGCATCGTGGGTGAACGGCTGGTGCGCCGCCTGCGCTACCAGCTGGTGGAACGCATCCTGCGCTTTCAGCCCAGGCGGTTCCAGATGATCAGCCAGGGCGAACTGATCTCCACCGTCACCGCGGAAACCGAGCCCCTGGCCGGATTCATCGGCGACAGCATTGCACTGCCGGCCTTCCAGGGTGGCACCATGCTGACCATCCTGCTGTTCATGTTCATGCAGGACCCGATTCTGGGTATCGCGTCCATCGCCCTGATTCCCTTGCAGATCGTGATCATTCCGCGGCTGCAGCGCAAAATCAATTTGCTAAAAAAGGAGCGGGTAAAAACGGTGCGACACTTTTCCCAGCGTATCGGCGAGAGCGTCGATGGCATGATGGAGATCCGCCTGCACGGCACCCGCCCCTATCACCTGGCCGAGTTCTCCAAGATTCTGGGCGAGCTGTTCCGTATCCGGCTCGATATCTACAAGAAAAAGTTTTTCATGAAGTTTCTCAATAATCTTATAAACCAGCTGACGCCACTGATGTTTTATTCCATTGGCGGCGTCCTGGCCATTCGTGGCGACCTGACCATTGGGGCCCTGGTCGCGGCGGTTGCGGCGCACAAGGATCTGGCTGCTCCCTGGAAGGAGCTGCTCGATTATTACCAGCAATACCAGGACTCCCATATCAAGTACGAGCAGATTCTGGAGCAGTTCCAGTCCCAGGAACTGATGCCCACCGTCCCCGCCAGCGACACCAGTCCCACCCAGCTGGACAACCACATTTGCCTCGACAAGGTGGCCGTGGGCAGCGAGCTCGGTAACCGACTGGTACGCAACATCAACCTCGAGCTGCCCGCCGGCGGCAGCATGGCCATACGCTGCAAGGACCCGTCCCGCCTGCGTGCATTGGCCCGCACCCTGATCCGCATCAACCCGCCCCTCAGCGGCCACCTGCTGTTTGGTAACGACGACCTGCAGACGCTGCCCTCGGACCTGCTGGCCCGGGAGTTGACCTATGTCGGCCCCGATGCTTTCCTGTTCTCCGGCAACATGCTGCAGAACATCAACTACAGCATGCGCCTGAAGCCGCCCATGGAACCGCCCGAAGCCCTCGACAGCCAGCGACTCTGGGAGATACGCGAAGCCGAGGCCTCCGGCAACAGTACTGACCGGTTCGACGGCATCTGGACCGACTTTGCCCTGGCCCATGCCGAAAACTGGGAAGACATGCGCCACTGGCTCTACCAGGGCCTGAAGGTGGTGGGCGCCGATGAACTGATTTACAACGTCGGACTGAACGAGAAATACAACCCGGTCGACCGGCCGCAGGAGCTGTCTGATGGCCTGCTCAGGGTGCGCCGGCAACTGTTGCAGCGGGTACCCGCTGCAGGTCTGGATCACCTGGTCGAGCGACTCGATCCACAGCGCTACAACTGCGGTCTTTCGGTCGCGGAAAATCTTGGTTTTGGCGTCCCCTGCCCGCCGATCAGCACCCCAGCCTCCATGGCGGCACATCCGCAAATGAGCGCCCTGCTCGAGCAGTTCGACCTGAACCGGGCAGCACTCAATTGCGGTCGACGCATGGCCGAGCGGCTGAGCGAACTGGCGCTTGAAGCCGGCCCACTGGATCCGCTGCCGGATAATTTCGGCGAGTTCGACACCCCGGAATTTCGCCGCCAGGTCAGCGAGCTTGAACGTCGTGATCCGGCACGCAGCAGCGAAGATGCCAGGCTGCTGCTGGAGCTGTTTCTGCGTATCGTGCCGCTGCGACACGGCGATGACCTGCTGGACGACAGCCTCACGGCACAGCTGCTCGCTACCCGCCAGGTCGTGATGGCACGCACCGATTGCCCGCTGTGCAGCAGCTTCGATCACTTCAGCGAAGACCGGATCAGCGCCGGCCTCACCGTGCGCGAGAATGTACTGTTCGGCAAGGTGATTGGCACGGACCAGGCCCAGCTGCGCCAGCTGCAGCAGTTGATCGATGCTGCCATGCAGGATGAAGACGCCGAGTCCATGGTCATGGTACTGGCCGGCTTCACCCAGGTTGGCATCCGTGGCGGCAGCCTGCCGCTGATTGCACGCCAGCGTATCCAGCTATTGCGTGCCATCGTCAAGCACCCCAAGGTTCTGGTCATGCACGAGGCCCTTACCGCCATGAGCCTGGAGGAAAGGGCCACGGTACTGCGGCGTATCCGCACACGCCTGCCGGAGTTGACCCTGATCTATCTGGACCAGGAAATTCCACCGGGAGACCTGTTCGACAGCCAGTACCAGATCATTGCCGACGAGCTGCAAAGCCTGGATATCGATACGTTGCCGAGCCTGGCCAGCAGTAACCTGTAA
- a CDS encoding lipo-like protein has translation MWQMLEFLGHRLSVYLSHPRDGLAPRATSSADKLHQCLLPGDVLLVEGTSRISTAIKYLTQSTWSHAAFCIGHALDGPEQGARARVLIEADVSAGVRAVSLGRYEACHTRICRPVGLAPTEVKVMTDFLVARLGQQYDHKNILDLARFLFPTPPVPSHWRRHMLHLGSGDPTRAICSSLIAEAFQTVAYPILPREVQPEHSGFPVRLFRRHPSLFTPRDFDVSPYFRVIKPMLEAGYVYRRIVCMGDPEAAVAPSGEHASAPAGRGD, from the coding sequence ATGTGGCAAATGCTGGAGTTTCTGGGGCATCGGTTATCGGTGTATCTGTCCCATCCGCGTGACGGGCTGGCGCCCCGGGCGACCAGTTCGGCGGACAAGTTGCACCAGTGCCTGCTGCCCGGCGATGTCCTGCTGGTCGAAGGCACCAGCCGTATCAGCACGGCCATCAAGTACCTGACGCAGTCGACCTGGTCCCACGCCGCCTTTTGCATCGGTCATGCGCTGGACGGGCCGGAGCAGGGGGCCAGGGCCCGGGTACTGATCGAGGCCGATGTGTCCGCCGGTGTACGGGCGGTCTCGCTGGGGCGCTACGAGGCCTGTCACACCCGCATTTGTCGCCCGGTCGGGCTGGCGCCCACCGAGGTAAAGGTCATGACGGACTTCCTGGTGGCGCGCCTTGGCCAGCAGTATGACCACAAGAACATCCTCGATCTGGCCCGCTTTCTGTTTCCCACGCCGCCGGTTCCGTCACACTGGCGCCGGCACATGCTGCACCTGGGCAGCGGCGACCCGACGCGGGCCATTTGCTCATCGCTGATTGCCGAGGCTTTTCAGACCGTTGCCTATCCGATTTTGCCACGGGAGGTTCAGCCTGAGCACAGTGGTTTTCCGGTACGGCTGTTCCGGCGCCATCCGAGCTTGTTCACGCCGCGGGACTTTGATGTCTCGCCCTACTTCAGGGTGATCAAGCCGATGCTGGAAGCGGGCTATGTCTATCGACGGATTGTCTGCATGGGCGACCCGGAAGCCGCCGTGGCTCCGTCCGGGGAGCATGCTTCAGCCCCCGCCGGACGGGGCGACTAG
- a CDS encoding DUF2069 domain-containing protein: MKTTLDSNLDAKLRMARLLTLTSYAALLSLLSAWYLWLAPAPGDRPWIVWLWHLVPLLAFAPSVLLGKPRAHAWLCFVLLLFFIEAVLAATHPATFGLGLSYAILVSVLFSAAMYYARWKSQWLRSNPQR, from the coding sequence ATGAAAACGACCCTGGACAGCAATCTCGATGCCAAGCTGCGCATGGCACGACTGCTCACCCTTACCAGCTATGCCGCCCTGCTGAGCCTGCTCAGTGCCTGGTATCTGTGGCTGGCGCCGGCACCCGGAGACCGTCCCTGGATTGTCTGGCTCTGGCACCTGGTGCCCTTGCTGGCGTTTGCGCCTTCGGTGCTGCTGGGCAAGCCCCGCGCCCACGCCTGGCTGTGCTTTGTGCTGCTGCTGTTCTTTATTGAAGCCGTACTGGCCGCCACGCACCCGGCCACCTTTGGCCTGGGCCTCTCATACGCCATACTGGTATCGGTGCTTTTCAGCGCCGCCATGTATTACGCCCGCTGGAAAAGCCAATGGCTGCGCAGCAACCCGCAACGCTGA
- a CDS encoding YihY family inner membrane protein, which produces MNFLLQNRAVLFLRYLFGQFVSNQGVLNAAALTYTTLFAVVPLMTVTYSMLAAVPSFQGVGESVQGWVFENFVPATGEVVQDYLANFTSQARNLTAIGVAFLAVTSIMMMKSIEAAFNRIWRVSRPRRGMSSFLLYWAILSLGPVLIGLGLVLSSYVASLSIISDAASLVGRGRLLSLLPMVLSAAAFTLLYAAVPNCRVPLRNAFIGALVVAVLFETAKRGFAFFVTQSPSYQLIYGAFAAVPLFLLWIYISWVIILLGAELTRALSVYQPVRRQIAASHLQTVVAVLYRLWQAQREGMGLSDRILLQEVPGLDQGRWDDYQVLLMDAGIVQRNEQGAYLLSRDLAHYRLQELTEVLPWPMPEPFAHESISPWQRRLDLRLQALAHQRSKQLDVPLQVLFASDPAEDDNSLRQGERG; this is translated from the coding sequence ATGAATTTTCTGCTGCAAAACCGTGCAGTGTTGTTTCTGCGCTACCTGTTCGGCCAGTTCGTATCCAACCAGGGTGTGCTGAACGCCGCCGCCCTGACCTACACGACGCTGTTTGCCGTGGTGCCGCTGATGACGGTGACCTACTCAATGCTGGCGGCGGTGCCGTCGTTTCAGGGGGTGGGCGAAAGCGTGCAGGGGTGGGTCTTCGAGAATTTCGTGCCGGCCACCGGTGAAGTGGTGCAGGACTACCTGGCCAACTTCACCTCCCAGGCACGCAACCTGACGGCCATCGGCGTGGCGTTTCTGGCTGTGACATCCATCATGATGATGAAAAGCATCGAGGCGGCCTTTAACCGCATCTGGCGGGTATCAAGGCCCAGGCGGGGGATGTCGAGCTTTCTGCTGTACTGGGCGATTCTGAGCCTGGGGCCGGTGCTGATCGGCCTGGGGCTGGTACTGAGTTCCTATGTTGCCAGCCTGTCCATCATCAGCGATGCGGCTTCTCTGGTGGGGCGGGGGCGTCTGTTGAGTCTTCTGCCCATGGTGCTCTCGGCGGCGGCGTTTACGCTGCTCTATGCCGCCGTGCCCAATTGCCGGGTGCCCTTGCGCAATGCCTTTATCGGCGCCCTGGTGGTGGCGGTACTGTTTGAAACCGCCAAGCGGGGTTTCGCGTTTTTTGTTACCCAGTCGCCCTCCTATCAGCTTATCTACGGCGCTTTTGCCGCCGTGCCGTTGTTTCTGCTGTGGATCTACATTTCCTGGGTCATCATTCTGCTCGGCGCTGAGCTTACCCGTGCCCTGAGCGTCTATCAGCCGGTCCGGCGCCAGATTGCCGCGTCTCACCTGCAAACCGTGGTGGCGGTGCTGTACCGCCTGTGGCAGGCGCAGCGAGAGGGGATGGGGCTGTCGGACCGAATTTTGCTGCAGGAGGTCCCGGGGCTAGACCAGGGGCGCTGGGACGATTATCAGGTGCTGCTGATGGACGCGGGCATCGTGCAGCGCAATGAACAGGGTGCCTACCTGCTCAGCCGAGACCTGGCCCATTATCGTCTGCAGGAGCTGACCGAGGTGTTGCCCTGGCCGATGCCGGAGCCTTTCGCCCACGAGTCGATCAGCCCCTGGCAGCGCCGGCTGGACCTGCGTTTGCAGGCACTGGCGCATCAGCGCAGCAAGCAGCTCGATGTGCCGCTGCAGGTGCTGTTCGCGTCCGACCCGGCGGAGGATGACAACAGCCTGCGCCAGGGGGAGAGGGGATGA
- a CDS encoding SufS family cysteine desulfurase, with amino-acid sequence MAAQQPATLMPQDPMLDIDRLRADFPILDERAHDQPLIYFDNAATTQKPRAVIEAQSQYYRHSNANVHRASHYLSSRATEAFEQARHNVARFIGAASPREIIWTRGATEAINLVAHSYGRSQLGSGDLILVSTLEHHANIVPWQLLAEQVGARIEAIPLLDDGSLDPIAYRQLLQQNPRLVALTHASNALGTLNPVAEMTRAAQGVGAKVLIDGAQSTPHLAIDVQALGCDFFVFSGHKVFGPTGIGALWARESLLEAMPPWQAGGEMIEHVSFASTRFAGLPFKFEAGTPNIAGVIGLNAAIGYLQQLDRQAIEAHEMQLLNRALALCSEIPGFRPVGQAAQRVSLMSFCIDGLHQQDIGLMLDQHGIAVRAGHHCAMPLMQRLGLPGTLRASFAFYNTLEEVERFAAVLGQIVREQTRRPPQHSAVSVADTACAAAPDSADLLLRLEACRGWQARYREIMLLGKNLPVMAQSLRTDANRLHGCESHVWLSVEYRDGRLWLQMDADARVIRGLIALLLAAFNGKTATQILRFDLQGLFQRLALMQHLSPSRGNGLAAIVEAIYQQARARQDEDPG; translated from the coding sequence ATGGCTGCGCAGCAACCCGCAACGCTGATGCCGCAGGACCCCATGCTCGATATCGACCGCCTGCGTGCTGACTTTCCCATTCTCGACGAAAGGGCCCATGACCAGCCGCTGATTTACTTCGACAACGCGGCCACCACCCAGAAGCCCCGGGCGGTGATCGAGGCCCAGTCGCAGTACTACCGCCACAGCAATGCCAATGTGCACCGCGCCTCCCATTACCTGAGCAGCCGTGCCACCGAGGCATTCGAGCAGGCACGACACAACGTGGCCCGCTTTATCGGGGCCGCCAGCCCACGGGAAATAATCTGGACCCGCGGCGCCACCGAAGCCATCAACCTGGTAGCCCACAGCTATGGGCGCTCACAGCTTGGCTCAGGCGACCTGATCCTGGTCTCGACCCTGGAGCACCACGCCAATATCGTGCCCTGGCAACTGCTGGCAGAGCAGGTGGGTGCCCGCATCGAAGCCATCCCGCTGCTGGATGATGGCAGCCTGGACCCCATCGCCTACCGGCAACTGTTACAACAAAACCCGCGCCTGGTGGCGCTGACCCACGCCTCCAACGCCCTGGGCACCCTCAACCCGGTGGCCGAAATGACCCGCGCCGCCCAGGGCGTCGGCGCGAAAGTGCTGATCGACGGCGCCCAGTCGACACCGCACCTGGCCATTGACGTCCAGGCCCTGGGCTGCGATTTCTTTGTGTTTTCCGGCCACAAGGTGTTTGGCCCCACCGGCATTGGTGCTCTGTGGGCGCGGGAAAGCCTGCTTGAGGCCATGCCGCCCTGGCAGGCGGGCGGGGAAATGATCGAGCATGTCAGCTTCGCATCGACCCGTTTTGCCGGCCTGCCCTTCAAGTTCGAAGCCGGCACGCCCAATATCGCCGGCGTGATTGGCCTGAATGCCGCCATCGGCTACCTGCAACAGCTTGACCGCCAGGCCATCGAAGCCCACGAAATGCAATTGCTAAACCGGGCGCTGGCACTGTGCAGCGAAATACCCGGCTTTCGCCCCGTCGGCCAGGCAGCACAGCGGGTCAGCCTGATGTCGTTCTGCATCGATGGCCTGCACCAGCAGGATATCGGCCTGATGCTGGATCAGCACGGTATCGCGGTACGCGCCGGCCACCACTGCGCCATGCCCCTGATGCAGCGTCTGGGGCTGCCCGGTACCCTGCGTGCCTCCTTCGCGTTTTACAACACCCTGGAGGAAGTCGAACGCTTCGCCGCCGTGCTCGGCCAGATCGTGCGCGAGCAGACCCGCAGGCCACCACAGCACAGCGCGGTTTCAGTCGCCGACACCGCCTGCGCGGCAGCACCGGACAGTGCCGACCTGCTGCTACGGCTCGAAGCCTGTCGAGGCTGGCAGGCGCGCTACCGGGAGATCATGCTGCTGGGCAAGAACCTGCCCGTCATGGCGCAGTCACTGCGCACCGATGCCAACCGCCTGCACGGTTGCGAGAGTCACGTCTGGCTCAGTGTGGAGTACCGCGACGGCAGACTCTGGCTGCAAATGGACGCCGATGCCCGCGTTATCCGCGGCCTCATCGCCCTGCTGCTGGCGGCCTTTAACGGCAAGACAGCCACGCAAATTCTGCGCTTTGACCTGCAGGGACTGTTTCAGCGCCTGGCGCTTATGCAGCACCTGAGCCCGTCTCGCGGCAATGGCCTGGCCGCCATCGTCGAGGCCATCTACCAGCAGGCCCGGGCACGGCAGGACGAAGACCCAGGCTGA
- the arsC gene encoding arsenate reductase (glutaredoxin) (This arsenate reductase requires both glutathione and glutaredoxin to convert arsenate to arsenite, after which the efflux transporter formed by ArsA and ArsB can extrude the arsenite from the cell, providing resistance.), which produces MSQVTLYHNPRCSKSRETYQLLRDKGIEPQVREYLKDIPSADELRELLAALGISARELLRTKEAEYMELGLNDTTLSDAAIIEAMVQCPKLIERPIAIRDGRARIGRPPESVLEIL; this is translated from the coding sequence ATGAGTCAAGTTACCCTCTATCATAACCCACGCTGCTCCAAGTCCAGAGAAACCTATCAGCTGCTACGGGACAAGGGCATCGAACCCCAGGTGCGCGAATACCTCAAGGATATTCCCAGTGCAGACGAACTGCGCGAACTGCTTGCAGCCCTTGGCATCAGCGCCCGTGAACTGCTGCGCACCAAGGAAGCGGAATACATGGAACTGGGACTGAATGATACGACGCTCAGTGACGCTGCGATTATCGAAGCCATGGTGCAGTGTCCCAAGCTGATCGAACGCCCCATCGCCATTCGCGACGGCCGGGCCCGTATCGGCCGCCCGCCGGAATCCGTGCTGGAGATTCTCTAA
- the wrbA gene encoding NAD(P)H:quinone oxidoreductase: MSNPGQERPYVLVLYYSRHGATRTMAQQIARGIEQSGIEARLRTVPEISSVCEATSDEIPADGDLYCSELDLAGCAGLALGSPTRFGNMAAALKYFIDSTSALWLSGALIGKPAAVFSASSSLHGGQESTLLTMMLPLLHHGMLITGLPYSEQELLTTQTGGTPYGPSHVAGPKAGRNVDATELKLCQAQGRRLGELAVKLAPRSLT, translated from the coding sequence GTGTCAAACCCCGGACAGGAGCGCCCCTACGTGCTGGTGCTCTACTACAGCCGCCACGGTGCCACCCGTACCATGGCGCAACAGATCGCCCGCGGCATCGAGCAGTCCGGCATCGAGGCACGCCTGCGCACAGTGCCCGAAATTTCCAGCGTCTGCGAAGCCACATCCGATGAGATCCCCGCCGACGGCGACCTGTACTGCAGTGAGCTGGACCTGGCCGGCTGCGCAGGCCTTGCCCTTGGCAGCCCGACACGCTTTGGGAATATGGCGGCAGCGCTGAAATACTTTATCGACAGCACCAGTGCGCTCTGGCTTTCCGGTGCCCTGATTGGCAAGCCGGCGGCGGTATTCAGCGCATCGTCCAGCCTGCACGGTGGCCAGGAGAGCACTCTGCTGACCATGATGCTGCCCCTGCTGCACCATGGCATGCTGATCACCGGCCTGCCCTACAGCGAGCAGGAGCTGCTGACCACCCAAACCGGCGGGACGCCCTACGGCCCCAGCCATGTGGCCGGCCCCAAGGCCGGGCGCAATGTCGATGCCACCGAACTCAAGCTGTGCCAGGCCCAGGGCAGGCGCCTGGGCGAACTGGCGGTGAAACTCGCCCCCCGGAGCCTGACATGA
- a CDS encoding acylphosphatase: protein MSVTAAVEARRVRVHGRVQGVSFRYCACQQARIEGLQGWVQNEADGSVTAWLQGETPALMRMLQWLRHGPAQARVDRLESESCQPEPALQGFEIRR, encoded by the coding sequence ATGAGCGTGACCGCGGCGGTCGAGGCCCGGCGCGTGCGCGTGCACGGACGGGTACAGGGCGTCAGTTTTCGCTACTGTGCCTGCCAGCAGGCGCGCATCGAAGGCCTGCAGGGCTGGGTGCAGAATGAGGCCGATGGCAGCGTGACAGCCTGGCTGCAGGGAGAGACGCCGGCGCTGATGCGCATGCTGCAGTGGCTGCGGCACGGACCTGCGCAGGCGCGGGTTGACCGGCTGGAAAGCGAGTCTTGCCAGCCGGAACCGGCCTTGCAGGGTTTTGAGATACGTCGCTGA